The Platichthys flesus chromosome 5, fPlaFle2.1, whole genome shotgun sequence genome contains the following window.
cctgTGCAGACAAAAAACCCAGAGTTATCAAACTGAAATGGGGCCAGCAGTAGGCTGATCTTTTTTGGTGGCTCCAAAGCTTTGCAGTATTGTGGTTGAGAGGCGTAAACATACCACAGTCATGTGGTTTCAAACTTAAACAGGGTAGTGTGGATGTGACCTGAATCCTACAGTCTGCATGCAGCACTTATGGGGTGAAGGTTAAGTAAGAAGAATACAATCATGTGTAAGGAATACAATCAAAATGAACTGAATTGTCACTGCTCACATTtccaataaatatattttctgacatacacatacagcacatggacacacactttATGCAGCACACTCGACTACAAGACTTTTCTAATCAGAGCAGGATTTCTAACAAACCCTGGACCTCGGCTCCATTCAGGCCTTCTCCTAATAGGAACTGTCTCTCCATGTGCCAAGTTTGAAAGACTGAGCTgcagttgaaaagaaaaagatgccACATGTTTCCTTGCAGTTTTCAGGTTCAAAGTGGAGCTTCACAATGAATAATTTGTGTCAACTCCTTCCCACgttgttttcagtttaacaGCTCAGAAGCCTTGAAGAAGTAAACTGTCAAGCTTTCACAAAGGATTTACCAAAACTTGGGTGGAAACGACTTGTTTGCAGAAATAAGTttattgtattgttattattctgaGGCGTTGCTCAGAGGGGAAACTTTGGTCCCTCGCACAAGTTATTTTAGAGATAATTACCCATTGATATGGAACAGTCTGTTCCAGCTTATTGCTGTTAAAAGTTGAAAAGGGCAGGACAGTTGGTGTCAGTTTGGGTCAAGCTGTTTGCTCCAAGTTGTCACTTGTTATCCAATCTTAATCTGAGTCAGAGTGTTGTAGCTCTTCCCTGAGCGGTGtatcttatttattcatgcCAGAGCCACAGGGGTTTAGTTACATAACTGTCCGTTCAATGGTTTGCAAACCTTTCACCTCACTTTTAGCGCCTCTGTctcatggtggtggtgggatcAGCACATCAGAGGGGCCAGTAAGGGTCTCCATCAGACCCTGTCCTACTGCGGcactgagagagaaaatgagtgGGAGGGGAAATTAGAGGTGGTGTTGGGGACTCCTAACTGTGGGACAGACTCCTTTGAAGACTGGAGAGAAGCTTTAATTTAAGGTGGACCAAATCTTTGCTTCGAAATGCTCCAAATCTCTTCCTTACACATAAGGGAGTATGATAAACCCAACCTGACTCAATGGTTCATAAAATCGACTGATGAAGCTTACAGGCTACTTCAAAGTGTGGTTTCTCTCTTTTGGGTTGATGGTGAATaaatagatgatagatagatatatagattactttattcatccccaaaGGGAAATTATGTCGTCATggcagccggtatatttgaatacaataaaatacaatacaatagacaTGACGTGACAGTAGTCGCACAATAAGAGTCTTATGAAACCATAGAACTGACTCAACAACAGAACAATATCTACACAGATTTCATTCATGTTAACTGCCATTAGCTGCTGGTCATACCAGATCACATGACATGAGGCCATAGAGTGTCCTGAGCTGATcaatataacattttaatttgtaaaatgtgttgtctttcacacagtttgattttggcttttttttatatgtgtgttCCTTAATAGGGCCTCTTCTACTCCACTACTTTTCAAATGGAAATACTCTGTTTATAAATCACCTAATTcatttttgtataattttttattgTAATGGATAATGTATATTAGAGTGTCttactgttttaaatgtgatctGCACCCTGATTTGTGGAGTATGCCATTCTGTATGAGGCAACAGGGTGATATGACGTGGCAAATAAATCGGAATCTGCATATATCTATACATTTAACAAGTACAATCAGCTTCTCGAATATTATGCAGTTTCTTGAGTCATGTTATGATACAGAGAATAAAATACTGTACAGTGTAAAGATGAAAATCTGTTTAATGTCTTGAACAAATCTACTCGGCCTAACTGAAAAACTATTCCGGCTAAAACTGGCTGATGTCGATTTGGAGGACCTTTTTCTTGTACCATTATAGTGCCTTACTGGGAACAAAGATCTGAGCTGAAATGAGTCACACACATGGAACAGAGAAGGGATCTGATCCTGCCAGGCATCCTCTCATAGTCCACTCCTTCCTTGAACTGTCAAGTGTCCACACGCGCTTCGCTCCGGTACGAATGACGTACGACCTTAACTAAGGGGCAGGGCGGTTTGCTCAGCAGAAGCGCTGCCTCCCTCACTGATGCAGAGGATGTGCCGCCTGTCTCCTCTATATAAAGAGCTCAGAGCGACCGGCGCTCACAGCTCCGTGGTGCTGACACCTCCGATACACCGCTCGCCCACTCCCACTCACCCGCGATAACTGGAACCATGGACGGCTACTCGTGGAAACTTTTTCTACTTTCCTGCCTGCTTGCCATGGAGGGCTGCGCGCAAGACTTCGGACAGACGCAGTTTATTTGCACGTCGGTGCCCAAGGATATGGACTTGTGCTCGGCGACGATGCAGAACAGCGGGCCGGCGGAGGACCTGAAGACCACGGTCATGCAGCTGCGGGAGACCGTGCTGCAGCAGAAGGAGACCATCATGAACCAGAAGGAGACGATCAGGGAGCTCACCTCTAAGTTGAGCCGCTGCGAGAGCCAGAGCCTCCCCGCGGCGGCGGGACCCGGCGGGAGGCGGCCGGGGTCGAAGAACACGATGGGGGATGTGTCCCGGGGAACCACGGACACCCTGGCACAGCTGGGACAGACTTTACAGACGCTCAAACAGAGACTGGAGAATCTAGAGGTAGGCAAGCGGAGGAGCGCAGGAGAGCGAGGGGCAAGTTAAGTAGATGGGCTGATCTGGTCCTTTCTCGGGATGAGTGATTGAATGAAGTGCTGCAGTGTTGTTCTGTGCAGGCTCTGCTGAGGCCACATATGTTTCAGAAGCctgcatcttttttttaaatggcagcCAGAGAAGTACAGCAAGTTGCAGATAGCTGACTTTTAAACCTTaacagtggagcagcagctcgGGTAGGGCAGAGGGAGCATGTGCCCAGAGTTTAGCGCCAGAGAAAGTGTCCCATGTCCCCACCTCTAACCcagtgtctgtctccctctgtccgATGCAGCAGTACAGCCGAGGGAACAACACCGTGCAAGCCAACAGCCTGAAAGACCTGCTGCAAAACAAGATTGACGACATGGAGAAGCAGGTGCTGTCCCGGGTCAACACGTTAGAGGAGCCCAAGCCGGGCGCCAGGAACGAAACCGACCAGCGGAACCGAGTGGAGACCACGCTCACCTCGCTGCACCACCGGATTAACGACCTGGAGAAAGGTGCGTCCGGGAGCAGGGAGCGCACAGCACAGAGCGGCTCCGTGTTGCTTTCAATGTTAGTCTGTGGAAATTCCGCAACGATTATTGTTGTGtgatttaattgttttgtttaaatccCGAGGGGTGCCTCCGCCTTTAGAGAAAGGAAATGTTCGGTATTAAAGCTCCGATGAGAAAGCGCTCGCGGTGCCGCATCCATGTCGCTGCGCACAGTTCGTGTGAGCGCGGAGGGGAGAGCTGCATTGCTTTGCATATTTCAACAGCTCGCCGCACTTTTGATCcactcagtttgtgtttctcacaaCCGAACCAGGGCGGTCCCGCTGGCATTAGGGTAGGCAATGGGTCATTTGCTTTTTGGGAGAGGTCAGCTGCAGGGGGAAGTTTGCAGGTTGCGCCCCGCTCTGGCGCGTTTAGGAGCAAATAGCGAATGCTTGTTCTGCTCCTCAACTCGTGCAAATGAGCGTGCGTATGATgcatgggagagagagagagaagggaagagatACAGCTTTCATACACGATCAGATGGGAAATAGATATAAATACCTTCATCTTTATTAAAGTTCATGCGTGTTTATTACATGAGGTTTTATGAAAATTTACTTTGCAGGTAATGACTCAATATATGTATGGAAATGCTGGAAAAAACTCACTATGCATGGATTTATCTGAATtgggcagaaaaaaaacatgtacatgCATGTCCTTCACAGGTAAAGAGACCCGGCCAACAGATAAGTTCCAGCTCACCTTCCCTCTGAGAACCAACTACATGTACGCCAAAGCCAAGAGGAGCCTTCCTGAGATGTACacgttcagtgtgtgtctgtggatcaAGTCCAACGCCTCCCCTGGAGTGGGAACACCCTTCTCCTATGCCGTGCCGGGCCAGGCCAACGAGCTGGTCTTAATCGAGTGGGGGAACAACCCCATGGAAATTCTCATTAATGACAAGGTAATGACAAACTCAACAGTATAACTCATATTTTATATCTTCGGTGCTTAGCTGTGGCCTTTTTGCATTCATACACATCATCCAACTGTGTGAAAGAACTTGCAGTGatctccacggagaaacaacaaaagtgaacctggattgatctgtccaaaaatccaagagggttctccctaccctgtctagtgcccctgagcaaggcaccttactcccccaacatcttctccccgggcgctgtacatggctgctcactgctctgtgtgtcctgcatacagatgggttaaaagcagaggataaaTGTACCTatcattgcatgagtgtgtcggtgcatgtctgtgcatgtgtttggtataaataaatgtatcttaaatcttaaaaaatTTACACAATAGGAAAGTCTATTTTAACCTAACATCTCTTCAGTGCCAGaactggaaatggaaaaaaaataggtGCTAATGCGAGCAGCAGAAGGTCTTTTTATAGAGCAACAGATATGTGATGGAGGAAGTGATtcagcaggaaggagagaaggtgtGGGGAGTGCCTCTGCTTCTGAAGTGTAAAAAGGGGATTgttcagtggagagagagagacacgacTTATGAggcgtctctgctgctgttgcaggTCGCGAAGCTGCCGTTCCTCATCAACGATGGAAAGTGGCATCACCTCTGCATCACGTGGACCACTCGTGATGGGATGTGGGAGGCCTTCCAGGATGGAGTGATGCGGGGCAGCGGGGAAAATCTTGCACCATACCACCCCATCAAACCAGAGGGTGTGCTGGTCCTGGGACAAGAGCAGGTGGGTGCACAGTTTAGAATAACTGACCGCAACTATAATGCACTTTGAAATAATCTTAGCCAATTATGGCTTTTTTTAGGCATAGATTAATGGTTGATATCTTGATGTAATAGGGACCGTCAATGAGAGGTTAAGTGGTATGGCTAGAGCTAGATTCATATATCCGATGTAAAGAGACCCAACATGGCCAAATTACTTTAGAGCAGGTCATGATGCTTATAGAAAGTAAATCTTTGCTTCTCTGTATGTTTTATACAGAGAGTTTTATGTTGAGGATGAATATATAAGAATCAAATATCAACAGTCCTCTCAGATAAAACTCATTCTGTCATGACATGTGATCTTATGCTCAAAGACATATACATTTTATCTTCAGAAGAAAAattgtgaatttttttatttcaccttgtAAATTGTGATTGTGAGCTTCACCTCAACACCAACTTCATTGTTCTCATCTAACACTGATGTTGAACACTGTCTCCTTCCATAGGACTCACTGGGAGGAGGCTTTGATGCAACACAAGCCTATGTTGGAGAGCTGGCAAACTTAAATATCTGGAATAGGAAACTTTCCATTGCTGAGATCTACAACTTGGCGACCTGCAACAGCAAAGCACCGGCTGGCAACGTCTTCTCCTGGACGGAGACCAACATTGAAATATTTGGCGGAGCGACCAAATGGACCTTTGAGCCTTGCCGCTCCCTCAACTGAACTGCAACTTCACCGTTCAAAAAAAGGCCTCTCTGTATTTCTGAGCTTATGTCGTTCTTGTCTTCATTTGAAGTTTGTTAGAGACTACTTGAGTTGTTGGTAAGCTTAAATCTGGGATTTCTATCATTCTTAAGTATTTATGTGCAAAACAACACTTTTCatcttgaggaaaaaaaaatcttactcGTCTTGGGAACCTCAGAGAAAGTATTGGTATCcgttgctcctttttttttttttcactccccACAGACGTTCATTAAAAAAGCACACCTAAGCTTTTGGTTTTGGCTTATTTTGCCTTTGGACTGGCAGCTGGCAATCTGCGCCTTATGTTTGGACAATTCACGATCCAAGAGAGGAATTACATAACCGCCCCCACCCCTTTCCCCCTGGAGAGCGGGAGATTATGCTGTCTATCCACTTCTTGTCCGTGTTTGGCGCCGTGAAGTGGCGTCTGATGCGAGCCCCGACCTCCCGtcctcccccaccacctccacctcccccacccATTCTGCCCCCACCCCTTCCGGAACTTGCACTGTGACTGACAAAAAGGAACGCCAGGAGAGGAGCGTACGCTGAAGGACACTGCAAAGTCAAGACTGTGGTACAATTTGTAATCATTGTTTCGCTTCAAGTGATTCTGTAAGAATGTCGTTAACTCGCCAACATTGCTACAAAGCCTGGGTGCCTTGGGCTGGTAAAAATATTCAGCACATTCAGTATGTTTTCAGTTGCaaattcagtgtttctgttttattgtgtttcccCGAGCTGGTTTGAGTTTGTTGTTCCTCTggtaaatgtaatttaattacAGTTTGTTATCTGACATGATGTGTTTCGGCAGGTGTTTGTACTACTCTGTATTAGGAATGTTACAGTTTCTGTATAGTAACAGCATGAATGACAGAGTGCTGTGAAAGCATTGTTGAAATCTGCTTTACTATCTTCTCTGGGTCTGGGTTTTTTACTGTATTGTTATATGCTCCAAGCATGGCAAAAATGAGAGATGAAGAATTTaatttttgtaataaaattgtGATACTTAATGTCACAGTGCACTCCTGCCTTTGCTTACATGCCTCAGAAGGTGGGATCACGACAGAGGGAATGGAGTGTGAGGCGACAGAATCGCTGATCTAATCTAACTTTTCTACCATGTCACGCAGAGTGAAGAGCTGGGGAAGCTACTCGCAGGATGAGTCAAGGTCACCAAGACAGGGCTTCAGACAAGAAATGAAACTgcgtgggtgtctgtgtgtttctattgAAGTTGACTGCAGAGGATAACCCACTCGCTGCTTTGTTGTTCCTGCTGTGAGCTGCGGTGCCTGCGCTAAAGACAGCAAGGCTCTCGGAGGGGGGGGAAGTGCCTCGTCATATCAGCCTTTCAGTGGCTCAGTTCAAGGGAGTGCAGCCTAAGCTCAGACTGCATCACGAAAGGCTTGACTTTGATTATGGATTCACTCAGATGACCTGTTGCTGTGGTtccaaacatttaaattgaagaGACGCCACTGGTGACTGTGACTTGTTTTTCAAGTAGACACTTCATCTGTTACTTCTGCGTCAAGTGGCGAGAGCGATCCATCAGACTAACATTTGTTTTAGCAAACCACCATGAGACAGTTCTGAGAGGCTCTTCACAGAGGACAGCTGTTATTTTTCTTTAGCATGTCACAAGTCAAATTATTTCAGGTCCAGCCTGACGTTAAAGGAGACTTCTTCAAACTTTTCCTACATACCAACAGAACTCTCATCGGGCTACATGGCTTAAACTCCAAATTAAAACTTGACTAGAGATGACTTTCAACTCTTTACACCTCAAACCTTTTCGAGGCTTTAAATTCAGCCAATACTTACACTGTTTAAAGTGCCTTTAAGCTTGATCATAAAATATGTTCAACTGATAATTCAACCAGAGGATGTGCAGAGGATGCCCAGAGGCCCAGACTCATCAAACGTCAAAGGAATATAAGTCTGAAAATTATCTCAAACAAACCCATGACTGAGGTTGGTTCAACACAGTAACAAGGCAGTTATGCCATGATAAGTACTAAACAAATTATTATGTATTTCTGTAAATTCTCCTTGCTTGTACATGTGAGACAGACCAGCTCTGACATAGTCCTCTGAATAACATCCTCATTTGCAGTGCTCATCTTAATACTGCTGATACACTGGCTGAATGGCTGCCTCTTGCCTCCATTTCCATCTCTCACCAGCTCTCCATAGAAGAGATCATTATTTGAGTGATAGCAGACAATAAGAAGATGCTAATGTTGTGTAGCTAAGATGCTACCACCATATGTCAACAGATTACATATACAGAACAATTATTATCTATTCAGAAAAAATCAACTCAGAAAAAAGGCAAGCTTTCCAGAGGGGGGTAAATGCAAAGATCAACAGACACGTCAAACTTTTTTCAGCATGTCAGCGGTTTGCGGTTTCAATCCTCAGTGTGGGGTGAGCTCATGAATGAATTCATTGAGCCTTGACTGAAACATTATTGGGGAAAGACAAACTTGATGGTCCTCAGAGGGATTTTTGTTCAATAAATTTTGGCTCAACCTTGACCTTCAAGTGGATTTTCTTGAGCTGAGGGGGAATCAGCATCACCTTTAATCTCCCATGACGCAAGGCAGCCATAAACCAGGGTCAAGAACCTGTTAAAACAATGACAAGGCATTAATACAAGCAGCATTTGCCTGTCGTGAcattaaacatacacacacaaacacacacataaacacagggcAGAAAACAATTTATGCTGTCCCTTAGCCACGCTGCCAGATGGATCCCAAAACACTCAGGTTTATCAGCCAATTACATTCATAGAAAATACCAGGCTGCTAAAAGATGACTGGGCACTGGCCAAAGTGGCTGTCACTGTGGAACAACTTTCCAACCATAGACAAGATTTCACTGGAAGTTTGCCCCCTTCCTTGGAAACCAAAATACTCACTAAAGGTTTCTAGGAAAGAACAGAGTAAACAAGACTTTTATGTTCAGGTGTTTTGATGAATGTTATGAAGGGTTACTAAATAATAAGGGGATGCTTAATGCCACACACAGCACCCATTAATGGGCCCACAATCATACCCACTGGGTCTGTTTACTACACCCAGCTAATACCCTTTGGACGTGATGCTGCTAAGTGCCGACAGAacacagctctgcagctctgatttgTGCTTCAGCTTTGTGCAGAATTGAAAGCAGATGGACTAAAATAGATCCAGGCAGATGATCTTACATCTTGTATACATAAGACACACTGATCAAGCCACCTCTTACGTGAACTCAATCTCAGCATTAACAGCATTACATGATGAAAGGGCTCTGCTGACAGCCTGTCACCTACCTTCCCTTCACATGAGGACGGAGGACGCCACATGACTTGAGAACGATGTGTACAACTTCTGAAGTGTCGTAAGTCTTTTTCTACTTCGAAGGTACAGTACATTACTAAATGTTTTGCTGGTGGAGCACATAGTCTAGGGCACCCCCTCACCTGGCAATGTAAACAGATGCTTCATGTACAGTAGCAGATGTGAAGGTGGCCTACTTTACTTTTAAAGACCACTCTGTCTATTTTGTTAAAGTACTTTTCAAAAATGTACCTTTAGGGAATACATCATGTTCAGAGTATGCACTATTAAGACCTAAAACCGCCCTGTCTTTAAACAGAGCAGGGGCTATGTTAATGGGAATGTGTTGTCTATGCCTTAGTGTGAATGTGTTGTCTCACCAGGACCTTAAACTCTAAGGCCCTGGTGagacatgaatatatgaatcaGGAAGTCCAGTTGGCGTAAGCTTGTCTGAAATTCTGGGGTTCCTAAAGTCCAGGCTCCTACTTCTGCCTTCTACCCAGCTTACACAGCAATGTTCTCCAATGCCCGTTCAGGCAAGTGGCCGGTCCACATGTCGGTGGGCCCCATTGGCCAAGGCCCAGCCACCACACGCTCACCAGGGACCTACCTAACCAGGTCTGCATTCAGGAGGGGGCGCTATATGGGGAGAAGACCCCAGGCAAGACCTAGAAATCACTGGAGGGATTATAcatcccatctggcctgggaatGCCTTGGGACcctccaggaggagctggaaagtgtAGCTAGGGAAAGGATGTCTAGGATACCCTACTTGGCTGGTTACCTCTGCATCCTGAGTCTGGAGACAATgcatgaatggatggatggatggatggatagaagtCTAATCAGTGAACAGAAGGCAATTTTGTTATTAACTAGCATATAGTATCTTTATTTCTACAAATACCCgtttaaatatgatttttgttgttgttgttgttgtacaaaTTACTGAATGTGCCTTAGAGATGCTGATAAAGACTTTCATGTATTTGAAGACAAAGCCAAGCGGTTTTGCTGCTGACCTTTGGACCACcaatcatacaaacacaccatGCAGCACTCACAAAAACAACCAATGCTGTACActgtggacaggtgttgtaaactagcatttatgctaatacactgtaaacaatgcatctggttcgtccaatgacattgtcatgtccatgtccaaataaaataaaatcaaatcaaacaccTGCTTTTCTATCCACATGCAGCTGATTGCTGAAATTACAACACAAGACATAAAAAACTATATAATGAGCTTTTGCACAAATACATATTATATCAAATCCAGTCTGAATCAGAGATTAATTGGATTT
Protein-coding sequences here:
- the LOC133953181 gene encoding neuronal pentraxin-1-like — protein: MDGYSWKLFLLSCLLAMEGCAQDFGQTQFICTSVPKDMDLCSATMQNSGPAEDLKTTVMQLRETVLQQKETIMNQKETIRELTSKLSRCESQSLPAAAGPGGRRPGSKNTMGDVSRGTTDTLAQLGQTLQTLKQRLENLEQYSRGNNTVQANSLKDLLQNKIDDMEKQVLSRVNTLEEPKPGARNETDQRNRVETTLTSLHHRINDLEKGKETRPTDKFQLTFPLRTNYMYAKAKRSLPEMYTFSVCLWIKSNASPGVGTPFSYAVPGQANELVLIEWGNNPMEILINDKVAKLPFLINDGKWHHLCITWTTRDGMWEAFQDGVMRGSGENLAPYHPIKPEGVLVLGQEQDSLGGGFDATQAYVGELANLNIWNRKLSIAEIYNLATCNSKAPAGNVFSWTETNIEIFGGATKWTFEPCRSLN